Within Actinoplanes sp. L3-i22, the genomic segment GCGGCCCTCGACCTTGGCGTCGATGACCTCCTGGAGCGCCGACCGGTAGTTGTCGGTGAACTCGTCCGGCTGGAAGTCGGCGGCCATCGAGTCGATCAGCGAGCTCGCCATGGCGAGCTCGGCCGGCCGGGTCTCGATGTCCTCGTCGAGGAAGCCGAACTCCGGGGTACGCACCTCGTCCGGCCAGAGCATGGTGTTGAGGACCAGCACGTCGTCCCGGACCCGCAGGGTGGCCAGCTGCTCCCGCTGCCGGATGGCGATCTTGACGATGGCCACCCGGTCGGCGTCCCGCAGGGCGTCGCGGAGCAGCACGTACGGCTTCGTCGCCTGCCCGTCCGGCTCCAGGTAATACGCCTTGGCGAACAGGATCGGGTCGATCTGCTCGGCCGGCACGAATTCCAGCACGTCAATGGCGCGGGACGTGCTCAACGGAAGATCGGCGAAATCCTCATCCGTCAAGATCACCATTTCGCCGCCACCGATGTCGTATCCCTTGGCGATGTCGTCGAAACTGACCACCTCGCCGTCGACCGAGCAGGTGCGCTGGTATTTGATCCGGCCCCCGTCGGTGCGATGGACCTGGTGAAAGCGGATGTCCTTCTCCTCGGTCGCGGAGAACAGCCGCACGGCGATCGACACCAGGCCGAACGAGACCGCACCTTTCCAGATCGCTCGCATGATCAGCTCCCAAGACGGTCGTCACGGCACTCGATCAGGATGGCATCACTGGGACGCCTGCGTAAGGTGAATGCTTTTGCCTATGGTGATCGGGTGACAGATACTCCGCTGTCCCCGATGCTCGCGACCGCGGGCGAGCTGCCCGTGGGCGCGGACTGGAGCTACGAGTTCAAGTGGGACGGGGTTCGCGTTCTCGCACTGTTCAGCGGGGGCGCGCCGCAGTTGTTCGCGCGCTCCGGCGCGGTGGTGACCGCGGCCTACCCGGAGATCGCCGACCTGCACCTGCCCGAGGGCACCCTGCTCGACGGCGAGATGGTCTGCTTCGACGCGGACGGGCGCCCCTCGTTCACCGCCCTGGCGGAGCGGATGCACGTACGGGAAAAAAGCCGTGCCGCGCGCCTGGCCGCCGCCCTCCCCGCCACCTATCTGATCTTTGACCTGCTCTTTCTCGACGGCATCGACTACACCGGGCTGCCCTACCTGGCCCGCCGCGAGCGCCTGGAGGAGCTCGGGCTGGCCGGGCCGCGCTGGATGGTGCCGCCGTCGTTCGGCGACGGCGCGGCCACCGCGGCCGCCGCCCGGGAGAACCGGCTCGAGGGCGTGATGGCCAAGCGCTCCGACTCGGTCTACCTGGCCGGGCGCCGCTCCCCGGACTGGATCAAGGTCAAGTTCGACCGCACCGGCGACTACGTGATCGGCGGCTGGCGCCCCGGCGTGCGCAAGCTCGGCGGGCTGCTGATCGGCGTGCCCACCCCCGACGGCCTGGCCTTTCGCGGGCGGGTCGGCGGCGGGATCGGCGCGGTCGCGGAGAAGGACCTGCTCTCGCGGCTGGCGCCGCTCGCCGCTCAGGATTCGCCGTTCGCTTCCGGCGCGGTGCCACGCGCGGATGCGAAAGGCGCCCATTGGGTACGACCGGAGCTCGTCGCCGAGATCCGCTACGGCAACCAGACACCCGACCGCCGGCTCCGGTTCCCGCGTTTCCTGCGGCTCCGCGACGACAAGATGCCGGAAGAGTGCACCGACGATGCCTGACCGATTCGTGGTGCACCTGGAGGGCCGGGACCTGGAGCTGTCCAACCTGGACAAGCTGATGTTCCCGGCGGCCGGGTTCACCAAGGGCGAGGTGATCGACTACTACACCCGGATCGCCCCGGTCCTGCTGCCGCACCTGCGGGACCGCCCGGTGACCCGGATCCGCTACCCGAACGGCGTCGACGGCGTGCACTTCTTCGAGAAGAACAAGCCCGGCGGCACCCCGGGCTGGGTGCGCCTGGCGACGCTGCCGGTCCCCGGCTCCACGAAGAGCCGGGAGACCATCGACTTCGTCGTCGTCGACGAGCTGCCCACGCTCGTCTGGCTGGCCAACCTCGCGGCGATCGAGCTGCACACCCCGCAGTGGCGGATCGGGGCCGACCCGGACCTGCTCGTCGTCGACCTGGACCCGGGGGCGCCGGCCGGGCTGCGGGAGTGCGGCGCGGTGGCGGTGCTGATGCGTGATCGGCTCGCCGAGGACGGGATCACGGCGTACCCGAAGACCTCGGGAAAGAAGGGGATGCAGCTCTGCTGCCCGCTCGCCGGCACGCAGAACGCCGAGGTCGTGGCCGGTTACGCCAAGCGGATCGCCGAGGAGCTGGCCCGGCTGGTGCCCGGCTCGATCACCGCGAAGATGGCCAAGCAGCTGCGCCCCGGCAAGATCTTCATCGACTGGAGTCAGAACAACGCGGCGAAGACGACGGTGACGCCGTACTCGTTGCGGGCCGGCGCCGCGCCGACCGCCTCGACCCCGCTGACCTGGGCCGAGACCGAGGCGATGGCGACCGGCGAGATCGAGGCCCGCCAGTTCACCCCGGCCGAGGTCCTGACCCGCGTCGAAACCCACGGCGACCTGCTCGCCGACCTGCGCGAACCCGGCCCACCCGTGCCACATTTGTGACCTTGTATGCATCCACTTCGGATCGACGACGTCGAGCCGGGGCCCTATCGTGACCGAGACTGGTTCTCGGCATGGGGGATGCACCGTGAGAACGCTCCGCACCGCCGCGATCGCGGCACTGTCCGTTCTGTTGACGCTCGCCACCGGCACACCGGCCTTCGCCGACGAGCCGGCCGACACGACACCGCCCGAGATCTACTCCACCGGCCTGGTCGAGGGCCAGTTGCTGGGCCTGTTCGGCCACTTCACCCCGACCTTCGCCGACGACGTCACCTCCGTGACCACGGACGTCGGCGGAAAGACCCGGAGTCTGAACGCCGCCTGGGTGCGCGAGCATGGGATCGGCGCCTGGCTGTACTCATCGCGCAACGACACCGACGTCGACATCACCGTCCGGGTCTACGACAAGGCCTTCAACCACAGCGAGCTGACCACCCGGGTGCACATGGAGCTCATCGCACCCACCGCGGTCGTCACGCCGCTGAGCGGGGTCGTGCACGACACCACCACGATCAACGTCACGACCCAGGACACCGACGTCGCCGAGGTGACCCTGGAATGGAACAACCAGGTGTACAGCCGCGCCACGTCC encodes:
- a CDS encoding Ku protein — encoded protein: MRAIWKGAVSFGLVSIAVRLFSATEEKDIRFHQVHRTDGGRIKYQRTCSVDGEVVSFDDIAKGYDIGGGEMVILTDEDFADLPLSTSRAIDVLEFVPAEQIDPILFAKAYYLEPDGQATKPYVLLRDALRDADRVAIVKIAIRQREQLATLRVRDDVLVLNTMLWPDEVRTPEFGFLDEDIETRPAELAMASSLIDSMAADFQPDEFTDNYRSALQEVIDAKVEGREVVQPEEAEEAAPAAIDLMAALKASVERAKKARGEAEAEAKPEKPVKKAVKKATPAKKATPRATKAAKKSA
- the ligD gene encoding non-homologous end-joining DNA ligase, encoding MLATAGELPVGADWSYEFKWDGVRVLALFSGGAPQLFARSGAVVTAAYPEIADLHLPEGTLLDGEMVCFDADGRPSFTALAERMHVREKSRAARLAAALPATYLIFDLLFLDGIDYTGLPYLARRERLEELGLAGPRWMVPPSFGDGAATAAAARENRLEGVMAKRSDSVYLAGRRSPDWIKVKFDRTGDYVIGGWRPGVRKLGGLLIGVPTPDGLAFRGRVGGGIGAVAEKDLLSRLAPLAAQDSPFASGAVPRADAKGAHWVRPELVAEIRYGNQTPDRRLRFPRFLRLRDDKMPEECTDDA
- the ligD gene encoding non-homologous end-joining DNA ligase; the encoded protein is MPDRFVVHLEGRDLELSNLDKLMFPAAGFTKGEVIDYYTRIAPVLLPHLRDRPVTRIRYPNGVDGVHFFEKNKPGGTPGWVRLATLPVPGSTKSRETIDFVVVDELPTLVWLANLAAIELHTPQWRIGADPDLLVVDLDPGAPAGLRECGAVAVLMRDRLAEDGITAYPKTSGKKGMQLCCPLAGTQNAEVVAGYAKRIAEELARLVPGSITAKMAKQLRPGKIFIDWSQNNAAKTTVTPYSLRAGAAPTASTPLTWAETEAMATGEIEARQFTPAEVLTRVETHGDLLADLREPGPPVPHL